Within Vicia villosa cultivar HV-30 ecotype Madison, WI linkage group LG1, Vvil1.0, whole genome shotgun sequence, the genomic segment tttttttttttgaaagcaatttttcaataatttttttatattgtttttttatctatgttgataaaattatttttggaagttggtggtggattcattattttgaaagttggacattcgttaaaataattatatattaaaatacaataacgatacattgacgatacaaatacattaaaattaaagacatttcaaaatacattaacgatacaaatacattataattaaaaacattacaaaatacattcacgatacaaataaaaatcttattgcgcgccacgtggaccatggtacgatccacaTTAAGGTTGCCGAATGGGTCGTGTAGACGGGTCACGAGTTGGTAATGCCCCCTATTTCCGCgacgacgcccccctctatttggttcgtcttgtgccatagtcgacggtccctgaatgaaacctgggtcttcaacatcttgacctatagaattccctccataggataggcgggtgcccgcggcgcagtcgaagctgtgtctaggcgggttaaaatttctcctagtgggtgcggcctggaagttttggaagttgctggtggatccggtttggttaaaatacaatggttgtggcggtgtgttgaggtcaaattgttggctggggtactgtgatgtgtgttggtcgaatgtggtgtattgcgggtattcttcttctatgcccatgtcgggggtcattggtggtgatcttgaagagccccccgcatggaattcctggaaatgtgatctagaagagctccctgcatggaattcttgattttgtggttgagtttgggatggaaaaaactggtggagttgttgggaatgttgttggtaaaaaggtgtctgtggttgcattggttgttggtggtaactttgttgttgttgttgttggtgttgttgtgggtaatgttgttgttggtaatttggtggtggttgttgttgttgttggtaatttggtggcggtggttgttgttgttgttggtggtaatttggtggtggttgttgttgtccttcaaaatatggaggttgtgctcgcgggtcagctaaatagaaaggggcagacacaatcatttcaggatttgtgacggatctgtaccagtttacatagtcaacagttggcttcatttctcccggcgccacaggaaattctagaaccgtttttgatcgacgagcccatattttacgctgatctatggcaaaggacttgtaattttttacgtaccactgttcgctaaccttcgcaagatgccaacgtcccaaacagtcaggctcaggtgggtcagggataccttgatgcatgccgaattggagcttcacacggtcactcgggtgcatctccacagtggtgaaccgtatgatgggtgattttgctgtccaaatagccgcctcgtcaaggtcgggtacgtggtccaattccaagtaaggacgccaaataaactgcaaagcaaataatattaatttcaaaatatagaagatagttatttttaaaaatatatttagaaaatggaCATTTTTAGAGGTATTACTTCTTGGGGTCCTAGTCGATCTAATATTTGGCggtagaaaatgattttggaatcaggcgttttggaccaatccattccgagtgcattgaacctaaacacattaaaagatgtaaatcaatatagttacaaataataatagaataaaaagcaataattaaaataagatccaaaagttaccttgaagcgtaagggaaggcgtaactgtttggatttgcaggggccaataccggcattctccaccatgcccatgcttgtagcaagaatgcacatccactaaatgtacaactatccttttttgcacatttgcacaaggaactatataggtatgccaacacagccgaaccccaactatatgtctttattgcatcaatgtccccaagtaaacacaagtacataaaattaacactatttcccgtgccttcgggaaatagaaacttaccaaacaacaacataatatacatccTAGTTTTCTGCAGTATAGTTTCTTCGTCAGAAAACTGATCCAATTGAAGCCCAGCATAAGCTAGCTGAAGGCCagcaagctttataccttggcccctacccctttgttgcccctcaccctctattaaatccacacccaacaattcgacgcatagggcgtttggttgttggacatttccatacactgcctttccatttgttttgagacccaacaacatgtacacgtcctctagagtgacggtacattcacccattggaaggtgaaaagtatgagtctcaggcctccaacgctcacacaatgctaatataaacttcatatcaactgaggtatgtgttaagttcattacctcaccaaatcccgcacgtttaacgtagtccacaatcaaagggtcaggagcattcatcttaccagcacgggtcctaaatctcgtgacatcctataaaaaaaacacctcccataagtatttgaaattagtaaacttaagtaaaaaaaattaagtgtttactcaaacttacataagtggcaatgtttgcaatggtgcctcgatgctcttgacccatagttaggagagacatgtttgttgatgatgaaacacaaagttgctctgatgataagttgctctgatgaaagtataagaggtgatgatgaaaatgaacaagtttgggaacatatttatagccaaaatgcataggttattacgagattccctgcagtgtcttgtcccgtcaagtctgtggtggggacgagattccctgcagtgtcttgtcccgtcatgtctgtggtggggacgagattccctgcagtgtcttgtcccgtcatgtctgtggtggggacgagattccctgcagtgtcttgtcccgtcaagtctgtggtggggacgagattccctgcagtgtcttgtcccgtcatgtctgtggtggggacgagattccctgcattgtcttgtcccgtcatgtctgtggtggggacgagattccctgcagtgtcttgtcttgtcatgtctgtggtggggggaCTAGATTGCTATAGAGGCATGCATTCTTGTCATGCTAAATTATGTTAAACCATTGCATGCACCGATTTAtcatatacttttattttttatttagatgtttttatttttattttaattcatttaacacATATACttatttgaatcttgtgcagaattattgcttcatttcttgcatgcattagccttgtgtaagaggtggggacgagaatcttttgtgtcatgcattagtcatgtcatatttgaatcttgtgcagaattattgcttcatttcttgcatgcattagccttgtgtaagaggtggggacgagaatctTTTGTGACATGCATTAGTCTGGTCTTGTCATGTTTATGTTAGATTTTgagaattttatattataatagattttaattcattatcataatttgtgacatgcattatcataatttttaattcatttaaaacatacaattataatagattttgagacttttatattaaactagcgcagatatatatattatggaaaacattaattcattcattaattaaaaaggtacattgacaataaccaacacagaaactaaaacatctaagaaaataacacataacaacttgtagtacacgctcgatcattgcaacaaacacaacaacacttaatctaaactactcgagtatcactgcaagaacaagtggattttcaacgcctcggttaacctctccactgtgtgtccaaaacattagatccacgtccacatcgtctttcacacggtcccaataatacatgtaggtgccttctggattattatccgtcaacgtaatgtatggacaacggtaatctatctgtttaacttttctggtcggaccatctagttgacgaaacccagtgttgatggctctaacaattctctggaaattacaatgggggttaaggcagacacgcatgtgactaccttcctaaaaaaaaacgacagcccaaactgagttcatttttagtgtttgcagcaagaatgaagaaagagttggtacttcaactccacacacacacctttatttaTAGTGGGTGAAATACCGCGGAAAATAATTTtgctaattattaataacttaaatactaattggaaactttgtaatgttaaaaaaacatttcattaatatatgctcagagcatttaattggacggtacagaagtagctgaaatgataaagaaactgcaacatctaggatattacaacggttaggacaatgtcttctctgtcctccatcattcgagtgtattgaatgtcgtcctccattgtctcccaccaacgctgtctttcaagaaaagcacctccccttgttctaagtctcttgatagatctgatttgttcgccttgactccactctccctccaaaaacctgagaagggttctcttaagctggtccatggattgaatgttccaaaacattacctgcatgggaggtttgacggcagagaaaataACGTATCCGTTCCTTCGAACAATGGGAGGTTGATAGTCCAAACGCCTtacaggtggtggaggctcagtagtccggtgcgtgctatctggccttattcgagatctcattttttcgtgtgtgtactgatgcacacaagaaaccctaatttatagagggacaattagggtttcatttacaagggaaaaacataaacaataattttgaagaataaaaattagggccccacatggtccccatctgttttctgtccttcgcatgcgtccgaaacgagttcctgtaccctagcatgcgcctgtaatgattcctgaagcgattcctgatagattcctgcaacgattccccctatCTTCATGCATGCAGCCCTATCTTTTGTGCCATGCATtagtctgttagaacaagatttgttctgatcaattatcttagttttgatgataacaataatatgaattttgcttaagataatatggtactctaatccaatgcaatttccctttcaggaaatatatatatagagtatgcataattcagcgctcagaagctttgtctcaaatggttcagcatgcaacatcagaacatggtctggcaagacatcagaagatggtcgaagcagaatcagaacatgggtctatggaagcatcagaagaacatgaaatcagaagcactgaagctcagaagatggtatcacgcaacagaagcacttcacggtcagaagatcagaagatgctatgcaccaagctgtttgactctgatgatattcaaacgttgtattcacaaacatcagatcagaaggaagtacaagtggcaggctacgctgactgacaaaaggaacgttaaaagctattaaaggctacgtcagtagacacagcgtgaacaaggctcgaggtagttgacaaaagcgtataacattaaatgcgatgctgtacggaacacgcaaagcattaaatgcattcaacggtcatcttctccaacgcctataaatatgaagttctgatgagaagcaaggttaactaattctacatctattctgtgaatatcaacttgctgaaactctgttcaaatcaaaactcagaatcttcatcttcatcaaagctcactacattgctgttgtaatatattagtgagattaagcttaaacgattaagagaaatatcacagttgtgattatcgcttgtaagaagcatttgtaaactcttagaattgattacattaagttgtaaggaactagagtgatcgtgtggatcagaatactctaggaagtcttaggagtgaactaagcagattgtaactagagtgatcgtgttgatcagtagactctagaaaagtcttagagggtatctaagcagttgttcctggagtgatcagtgtgtgatcagaagactctggaagacttagttgctgactaagtggaaaaccattgtaatccgtgcgattagtggattaaatcctcagttgaggtaaatcatctctgcgggggtggactggagtagtttagttaaca encodes:
- the LOC131660976 gene encoding protein MAIN-LIKE 2-like; this translates as MNAPDPLIVDYVKRAGFGEVMNLTHTSVDMKFILALCERWRPETHTFHLPMGECTVTLEDVYMLLGLKTNGKAVYGNVQQPNALCVELLGVDLIEGEGQQRGRGQGIKLAGLQLAYAGLQLDQFSDEETILQKTRMYIMLLFGKFLFPEGTGNSVNFMYLCLLGDIDAIKTYSWGSAVLAYLYSSLCKCAKKDSCTFSGCAFLLQAWAWWRMPVLAPANPNSYAFPYASRFNALGMDWSKTPDSKIIFYRQILDRLGPQERLLMGRAQPKSEVYKHVELHIETVQENIEVHIKAGSNYLFSFRLNWNKCLNKVDSNMPGLREMGLR